One window of the Janthinobacterium sp. PAMC25594 genome contains the following:
- a CDS encoding penicillin-binding protein 1A has product MTAQRTGFPWPSRRAIVRGFIIAGCAALAAAVLLAAWLFLYVRPRLPELNVITDYQPKIPLRVYTADNVLIGEFGEEHRDFVPIAQVPDMMKKALLAIEDGRFYEHHGIDFVRAGGAVLSNLRHGFGHGGGSTITMQVARNFFLTREKVASRKLNEIMLALKIEAALSKEQILELYMNQMYLGQRSFGFGSAAQTYFGKPLSELSIAEMAMLAGLPQNPSRHNPISNPKKAHARQQLVLKRMRELDYISEGQYQQALAQPLHINTRGKQGFDTHAEYVAELARQAVYAQFKEDSYTKGISVYTTILKADQDAAYSSTRRNVIAYDQRHGYRGPETFIDMPADPEQRDDAIDAALQKRPDSDGLIAAVVTQVASGKVLADMGDGDAKAITGEGLRFAAPALSSKASAGIKLRPGAVIRISQDAKGNWSITQVPLVAAAFVSLDAETGAYHAMVGGFDYNLQKFNHVTQAWRQPGSAMKPFVYSAALEKGFSPATLINDAPLEMQAGGKVWAPQNDDFKFDGPITMRYALAQSKNVASVRILRALGVSTTHDFLEKFGFDPKRQPNNLTMALGTGSVTPVQMAGAYALFANGGHQVEPYLIDRIVDARGTILMQTKPPAPNDDKTLALDPRNAFVMDSMLREVARTGTGAAATKKLGRSDIAGKTGTTSDAVDGWFAGYGGGIVAVAWMGYDEPKSLGGREFGSTLAMPIWIDYMRTALSTRPQITRAVPAGLSQVDGEWLYDEFIDMNGVKTLDMDVETPTDPAVVPETLPPETTN; this is encoded by the coding sequence TTGACTGCCCAACGAACCGGATTTCCCTGGCCTTCCCGCCGCGCCATCGTGCGCGGCTTCATCATCGCCGGCTGTGCCGCGCTGGCCGCTGCCGTGCTGCTGGCCGCCTGGCTGTTCCTGTACGTGCGCCCGCGCCTGCCCGAGTTGAACGTGATCACCGACTACCAGCCGAAGATCCCGTTGCGCGTGTACACGGCCGACAATGTGCTGATCGGCGAATTCGGCGAAGAGCACCGCGACTTCGTGCCCATCGCGCAAGTGCCGGACATGATGAAAAAGGCCCTGCTGGCCATCGAGGATGGCCGCTTCTACGAACACCACGGCATCGACTTCGTGCGCGCCGGCGGCGCCGTGCTGTCGAACCTGCGCCACGGCTTCGGCCACGGCGGCGGCTCCACCATCACCATGCAGGTGGCGCGCAACTTCTTCCTGACGCGCGAAAAGGTCGCTTCGCGCAAGCTCAATGAAATCATGCTGGCCCTGAAAATCGAGGCGGCCCTGTCGAAAGAGCAGATTCTCGAGCTGTACATGAACCAGATGTACCTGGGCCAGCGCTCGTTCGGTTTCGGCAGCGCGGCGCAGACGTACTTCGGCAAGCCATTGTCTGAACTGTCGATCGCGGAAATGGCCATGCTGGCCGGTTTGCCGCAAAACCCCTCGCGCCACAACCCGATCAGCAATCCGAAGAAGGCGCACGCGCGCCAGCAGCTGGTCTTGAAACGCATGCGCGAGCTCGATTACATCAGCGAAGGCCAGTACCAGCAAGCGCTGGCGCAGCCGCTGCATATCAATACGCGCGGCAAGCAGGGTTTCGATACGCACGCCGAATACGTGGCCGAACTGGCGCGCCAGGCCGTGTATGCGCAGTTCAAGGAAGACAGCTACACCAAGGGTATCAGCGTCTACACGACGATCCTGAAAGCCGACCAGGATGCAGCCTACTCCTCGACGCGTCGCAACGTCATCGCCTACGACCAGCGCCACGGCTACCGCGGCCCGGAAACCTTCATCGACATGCCGGCTGACCCGGAACAGCGTGACGACGCCATCGATGCTGCACTGCAAAAACGCCCGGACAGCGATGGCCTGATCGCCGCCGTCGTTACGCAAGTGGCCAGCGGCAAGGTGCTGGCCGACATGGGCGATGGCGACGCCAAGGCCATCACGGGCGAGGGCTTGCGCTTTGCCGCCCCTGCCCTATCAAGCAAGGCGAGCGCCGGCATCAAGCTGCGCCCTGGCGCCGTGATCCGCATCAGCCAGGATGCCAAGGGCAACTGGTCCATCACGCAAGTGCCGCTGGTGGCCGCCGCCTTCGTCTCGCTCGACGCGGAAACGGGCGCCTACCACGCCATGGTGGGCGGCTTCGACTACAATCTGCAAAAGTTCAACCACGTCACGCAGGCGTGGCGCCAGCCCGGTTCGGCCATGAAGCCCTTCGTGTATTCGGCGGCCCTGGAAAAAGGCTTTTCGCCGGCCACCCTGATCAACGACGCGCCCCTGGAAATGCAGGCGGGCGGCAAGGTGTGGGCGCCGCAGAATGACGACTTCAAGTTCGACGGCCCCATCACCATGCGCTATGCGCTGGCGCAGTCGAAGAACGTGGCCTCGGTGCGCATCCTGCGCGCGCTGGGTGTGTCGACCACACACGACTTCCTGGAAAAATTCGGTTTCGATCCAAAGCGCCAGCCGAACAATCTGACGATGGCGCTGGGTACGGGTTCCGTCACGCCCGTGCAGATGGCGGGCGCCTACGCCCTGTTCGCCAATGGCGGCCACCAGGTGGAACCATACCTGATCGACCGCATCGTCGACGCCAGGGGCACCATCCTGATGCAGACCAAGCCGCCCGCGCCGAACGACGACAAGACACTGGCGCTGGACCCGCGCAACGCCTTCGTGATGGACAGCATGCTGCGCGAAGTGGCGCGCACCGGCACGGGCGCGGCAGCGACGAAAAAACTGGGACGCAGCGACATCGCAGGCAAGACGGGCACCACCAGCGATGCCGTCGACGGCTGGTTCGCCGGTTATGGCGGCGGCATCGTGGCGGTGGCGTGGATGGGCTATGACGAGCCAAAATCGCTGGGTGGACGCGAATTCGGTTCCACCCTGGCCATGCCGATCTGGATCGACTACATGCGCACGGCCCTGTCGACGCGTCCGCAAATCACGCGCGCCGTGCCGGCGGGCCTGAGCCAGGTCGACGGCGAGTGGCTGTACGATGAATTCATCGACATGAACGGCGTGAAAACGCTGGATATGGACGTGGAGACGCCGACGGACCCGGCGGTCGTGCCGGAGACGCTGCCGCCGGAAACCACGAACTGA
- a CDS encoding triacylglycerol lipase, translating into MKTRFWQLLSTLLLILTILPGSASAAGYTQTKYPIVLVHGLFGFDKLGPVEYFYGVPAALRSGGAQVYVTTVSAANSTEVRGEQLLSQVRQILAATGAAKVNLIGHSHGGPTARYVASVRPDLVASVTSVAGVNKGSKVADILSGAIPNTSGALGNALASLIGILSGNKGLPQNAGASLASLSTAGSLAFNSRHPQGVPTSACGEGAYQVQGVHYFSWSGAQPYTNVLDVGDPALAAISLAFGGVKNDGLVSSCSSHLGKVIRDDYAMNHLDEVNQFVGIVNLFETNPVTVYRQQANRLQGLGL; encoded by the coding sequence ATGAAGACACGCTTTTGGCAACTGCTATCCACCCTCCTGCTCATCCTCACCATCCTGCCCGGCAGCGCCAGCGCCGCCGGCTACACGCAAACCAAGTACCCGATCGTGCTGGTACACGGCCTGTTCGGCTTCGACAAGCTCGGTCCCGTCGAATATTTTTATGGCGTGCCCGCCGCCCTGCGCAGCGGCGGCGCGCAAGTGTACGTGACCACCGTCTCGGCCGCCAACAGCACGGAAGTGCGCGGCGAGCAGCTGCTGTCGCAGGTGCGGCAAATCCTCGCCGCAACGGGCGCGGCCAAGGTCAATTTGATCGGCCACAGCCACGGCGGCCCCACGGCCCGCTATGTCGCTTCCGTGCGCCCCGACCTGGTGGCGTCCGTCACCAGCGTGGCCGGCGTCAACAAGGGTTCGAAAGTGGCCGATATCCTCAGCGGCGCCATTCCCAACACCAGCGGCGCGCTGGGCAATGCACTCGCCTCCCTGATCGGCATTTTGTCAGGCAACAAGGGACTGCCGCAAAACGCGGGCGCCTCGCTCGCGTCGCTGTCCACGGCCGGCTCGCTGGCGTTTAATAGCCGTCACCCGCAAGGCGTGCCCACCTCGGCCTGCGGCGAAGGCGCCTACCAGGTGCAAGGCGTGCATTACTTTTCGTGGAGCGGCGCGCAACCGTACACGAATGTGCTCGACGTGGGTGACCCTGCCCTGGCGGCCATCAGCCTGGCCTTCGGCGGCGTCAAGAACGATGGCCTGGTCAGCAGCTGCTCCAGCCACCTGGGCAAGGTGATCCGCGACGACTACGCCATGAACCACCTCGATGAAGTCAACCAGTTCGTCGGCATCGTCAACCTGTTCGAGACGAACCCCGTCACCGTCTACCGCCAGCAAGCCAACCGCCTGCAAGGCCTGGGACTGTAA
- a CDS encoding lipase secretion chaperone produces MRTNAKWLIGGSLAALALYLVLRPGEPPAPPPEKPEPDLFAFVRSMQGTRPDGNVTVAADDKLVVDAELGHLFDYYLAGLGEKPLAAIRSQIEAELDQRLAPVPAREAKRLLGAYLAYKQALAGAEQALPAQADPAVAARARLQAMRALRGNYFTPEESAGLFGASDAYDDDAVARMAILGDTSLDEAQRQAQLAALDQKMSPARRAARDAPLQVVKLDESVKALRAQGGGENEVYRLRASTFTPAAAARLAELDREESQWQQRIIAYQAQKAQQAGLPGGAQDAATLQQLRDASFTPEEQRRLGAYEQAPPAAP; encoded by the coding sequence ATGCGCACGAACGCGAAATGGCTCATCGGCGGCAGCCTGGCGGCCCTGGCCCTGTACCTGGTGCTGCGGCCGGGCGAACCGCCCGCCCCGCCGCCGGAAAAGCCGGAGCCGGACCTGTTCGCATTCGTGCGCTCGATGCAAGGCACGCGGCCCGACGGCAACGTGACGGTGGCCGCCGACGACAAGCTGGTGGTCGACGCGGAACTGGGCCACCTGTTCGATTACTACCTGGCGGGCCTCGGCGAAAAACCGCTGGCCGCCATCCGCAGCCAGATCGAGGCGGAACTCGATCAACGCCTGGCGCCCGTTCCCGCCCGCGAAGCGAAGCGCCTGCTGGGCGCATATCTGGCCTACAAGCAGGCGCTGGCCGGCGCGGAACAGGCCTTGCCGGCGCAGGCCGATCCCGCCGTGGCGGCGCGCGCGCGTCTGCAAGCGATGCGCGCCCTGCGCGGCAATTATTTTACGCCCGAGGAAAGCGCGGGCCTGTTCGGCGCCAGCGACGCGTATGACGACGATGCCGTGGCGCGCATGGCGATCCTTGGCGATACGTCGCTCGATGAAGCCCAGCGCCAGGCGCAGCTGGCCGCGCTGGACCAAAAAATGTCGCCCGCCCGGCGCGCCGCGCGCGATGCGCCGCTGCAGGTGGTCAAGCTGGATGAATCGGTCAAGGCGTTGCGCGCCCAGGGCGGCGGCGAAAATGAAGTCTACCGCCTGCGCGCCAGCACCTTCACGCCAGCGGCGGCGGCGCGCCTGGCGGAACTGGACCGCGAGGAATCGCAGTGGCAGCAGCGCATCATCGCGTATCAGGCGCAGAAGGCGCAGCAGGCGGGCCTGCCCGGCGGCGCACAGGATGCGGCAACCCTGCAACAGCTGCGCGACGCCAGTTTCACGCCGGAGGAACAGCGCCGGCTGGGCGCCTACGAACAGGCGCCGCCGGCCGCACCTTAG
- a CDS encoding 5'-nucleotidase: MAYPIEHKLVIGVASSALFDLAESHQVYLDNGPEEYRKYQETHIDTVLPRGVAFPFIRRFLNINKHYPRQSPVEVVLFSRNSPETGLRVMHSIAHYGLDISRAAFMTGKSPYPYLPAFNASLFLSANEGDVRSALACNYPAGLVLPSRTEDDENDEELRVAFDFDGVIADDEAETVFKRNNDVDEFHAHETLNVGTPHRPGPLADLFQKLATMQRLEEKAQRRDPGYKKILRIAIITARNAPSHERVVTTLKSWGVAADETFFLGGMDKSRVLSVFKPHIFFDDQLSHLKSAGGTIPMVHVPFGIANVRAG, from the coding sequence ATGGCATATCCTATCGAACACAAACTGGTGATCGGGGTCGCTTCCAGCGCCCTGTTCGACCTGGCCGAATCGCACCAGGTCTACCTCGACAATGGCCCCGAGGAATACCGCAAGTACCAGGAAACGCATATCGACACGGTCTTGCCGCGCGGCGTGGCCTTCCCCTTCATCCGCCGCTTCCTGAACATCAACAAACACTATCCGCGCCAGTCGCCCGTGGAAGTGGTGCTATTTTCGCGCAATTCTCCGGAAACGGGCTTGCGCGTGATGCACTCGATCGCCCACTACGGCCTGGATATTTCGCGCGCCGCCTTCATGACGGGCAAGTCGCCCTACCCCTACCTGCCGGCCTTCAACGCCTCGCTGTTCCTCAGCGCGAATGAAGGCGACGTGCGCAGCGCGCTGGCCTGCAACTATCCGGCTGGCCTGGTGCTGCCATCGCGCACGGAGGACGACGAGAACGACGAGGAACTGCGCGTGGCCTTCGATTTCGACGGCGTGATCGCCGACGACGAAGCGGAAACCGTGTTCAAGCGCAACAACGACGTCGATGAATTCCACGCCCATGAAACCCTGAACGTGGGCACGCCGCACCGCCCCGGCCCGCTGGCCGACCTGTTCCAGAAGCTGGCCACCATGCAGCGCCTGGAAGAAAAGGCGCAGCGGCGCGACCCCGGCTACAAGAAGATCTTGCGCATCGCCATCATCACGGCGCGCAATGCGCCCTCGCACGAAAGAGTCGTGACGACCCTGAAAAGCTGGGGCGTGGCGGCCGACGAGACGTTTTTCCTGGGCGGCATGGACAAGTCGCGCGTGCTGTCCGTGTTCAAGCCGCATATCTTCTTCGACGACCAGCTGAGCCACCTGAAATCGGCGGGCGGAACCATCCCGATGGTGCATGTACCGTTCGGCATCGCAAATGTCCGCGCAGGATAA
- a CDS encoding methyl-accepting chemotaxis protein, producing MFKNLLIKWKLATLVAVMMAALLVVGICGYTGIATVGNAVNEIGVVRLPSIQGLMMMNEGQTAVAAATLTAAIYENNYQAQDKFAEALQLRTKAWSNIEAGRKLYEPLPQTPEEAVLWKRFLEEWAGWKGDDDKVRAILRQLADNRDEARQKELFVAFYQRYLDSRGLFGKAEATLNEIIKLNNGVADASVKDGGAAVIRSESLMVILGLLASALGMGCAAYVTRAITQPINSAVKVAQTVASGDLTSQIEVHTTEETGQLLQALKDMNSSLVNIVGQVRSGTETIATASSEIASGNLDLSSRTEEQASSLEETASSMEELTSTVRQNADNAQQANQLALSASGVAVKGGEVVGKVVETMDAINDSSRKIVDIISVIDGIAFQTNILALNAAVEAARAGEQGRGFAVVATEVRNLAQRSAGAAKEIKTLIGDSVEAVDAGSKLVAEAGSTMAEIVSSVQRVTDIMAEISLATQEQSSGIDQINQAISQMDQVTQQNAALVEEAAAAAESLQEQSGQLAGVVSVFKLAGVQAPATRTKASAPRAVMASAAPKRPAPRPAARSNSGRPALHAVPSSRHSTPRDDEWEVF from the coding sequence ATGTTTAAGAATTTACTGATCAAATGGAAGTTGGCGACCCTCGTCGCCGTGATGATGGCGGCCCTGCTGGTGGTCGGCATCTGCGGTTACACGGGCATCGCCACCGTGGGCAACGCCGTCAACGAGATCGGCGTGGTGCGCCTGCCGTCGATCCAGGGCTTGATGATGATGAATGAGGGGCAGACGGCCGTCGCCGCCGCCACCCTGACGGCCGCCATCTATGAAAACAATTACCAGGCACAGGACAAGTTCGCGGAAGCGCTGCAGCTGCGCACCAAGGCCTGGAGCAATATCGAGGCGGGCCGCAAGCTGTACGAGCCACTGCCGCAAACGCCCGAGGAAGCCGTGCTGTGGAAGCGCTTCCTGGAGGAGTGGGCCGGCTGGAAGGGCGATGACGACAAGGTGCGCGCCATCCTGCGCCAGCTGGCCGACAACCGCGACGAGGCGCGGCAGAAGGAGCTGTTCGTGGCGTTCTACCAGCGGTACCTGGATTCGCGCGGCCTGTTCGGCAAGGCCGAAGCCACGCTCAACGAGATCATCAAGCTCAATAACGGCGTGGCCGACGCCAGCGTCAAGGACGGCGGCGCGGCCGTGATCCGCTCGGAAAGCCTGATGGTCATCCTCGGTTTGCTGGCTTCCGCGCTGGGCATGGGCTGCGCCGCCTACGTCACGCGCGCCATCACGCAGCCGATCAATTCGGCCGTGAAAGTGGCGCAGACGGTGGCTTCGGGCGACCTGACCAGCCAGATCGAGGTGCACACGACGGAAGAGACGGGCCAGCTGCTGCAGGCGCTGAAAGACATGAATTCCAGCCTGGTCAACATCGTCGGCCAGGTACGCAGCGGCACGGAAACGATCGCCACGGCGTCGTCGGAAATTGCCAGCGGCAACCTGGACCTGTCCTCGCGCACGGAAGAGCAGGCCAGTTCGCTGGAAGAGACGGCATCGTCGATGGAGGAGCTGACCTCCACCGTGCGGCAGAACGCCGATAACGCCCAGCAGGCCAACCAGCTGGCGCTGAGCGCTTCCGGCGTCGCCGTCAAGGGCGGTGAGGTGGTGGGCAAGGTGGTCGAGACGATGGATGCCATCAACGACTCCTCGCGCAAGATCGTGGACATCATTTCCGTCATCGACGGCATCGCCTTCCAGACGAATATCCTGGCCCTGAATGCGGCCGTGGAAGCGGCGCGCGCGGGCGAGCAGGGACGTGGCTTTGCCGTCGTGGCGACGGAAGTGCGTAATCTGGCACAAAGATCGGCTGGCGCAGCGAAAGAAATCAAGACCTTGATCGGCGATTCCGTGGAAGCGGTGGACGCGGGCAGCAAGCTGGTGGCCGAGGCGGGCAGCACGATGGCCGAAATCGTCTCCAGCGTGCAGCGGGTGACGGACATCATGGCGGAAATCAGCCTGGCCACGCAGGAGCAAAGCTCGGGCATCGATCAGATCAACCAGGCGATCAGCCAGATGGACCAGGTGACGCAGCAAAATGCGGCCCTGGTGGAAGAGGCGGCCGCCGCGGCCGAATCGCTGCAGGAGCAATCGGGCCAGCTGGCCGGGGTGGTCAGCGTCTTCAAGCTCGCTGGCGTGCAGGCGCCAGCCACGCGCACCAAGGCGTCCGCGCCGCGCGCCGTGATGGCCAGCGCCGCGCCGAAGCGTCCGGCACCGCGTCCTGCAGCACGTTCCAATTCGGGACGCCCGGCCCTGCACGCCGTACCGTCATCGCGCCACAGCACGCCGCGCGACGACGAGTGGGAAGTGTTCTGA
- a CDS encoding TetR/AcrR family transcriptional regulator, with protein sequence MTPLNGENIWEYILDRHAERIGVKRRKPALENLERIFVATFRLANDVGFRAMSLRDLCSETGLSMGGLYGYITSKDQLAEMIEDVVRHATQALPLLFADVKSPLDRLEAMIRSSIYLSEVLQPWFYFVFMDSRVLQVEQRSMAKNSELYVQTLIAATIAEIEPKPQGDPTLLAAHCLALFQDWYVKRWKYRAAKVNVDDFADSVVSTVRGYLSMSGVGRISTA encoded by the coding sequence ATGACGCCTTTAAATGGCGAAAACATCTGGGAATATATTCTTGACCGCCACGCGGAGCGCATCGGCGTCAAACGCCGCAAGCCGGCGCTGGAAAATCTTGAACGCATCTTCGTCGCCACTTTCCGCCTGGCCAATGACGTGGGTTTCCGCGCCATGAGCTTGCGCGATTTGTGCAGCGAGACGGGGCTGTCGATGGGCGGCCTGTATGGCTACATCACCAGCAAGGATCAACTGGCCGAAATGATCGAGGACGTGGTGCGCCACGCCACGCAAGCCTTGCCGCTGCTGTTTGCGGACGTGAAGTCGCCGCTGGACCGGCTCGAGGCGATGATACGCTCGTCGATCTACCTGTCCGAAGTGCTGCAGCCGTGGTTTTATTTTGTCTTCATGGATTCGCGCGTGCTGCAGGTGGAGCAGCGCAGCATGGCGAAGAATTCGGAACTGTATGTGCAGACCCTGATCGCCGCCACCATCGCCGAAATCGAACCGAAGCCGCAGGGCGACCCCACCTTGCTGGCCGCCCACTGCCTGGCCCTGTTCCAGGACTGGTACGTGAAGCGCTGGAAGTACCGCGCGGCGAAGGTCAATGTCGACGATTTCGCCGATAGCGTGGTCAGCACGGTGCGCGGGTATTTGAGTATGAGCGGCGTAGGTCGGATTAGCACAGCGTAA
- a CDS encoding OPT family oligopeptide transporter, translated as MAKDATPSVVKPYIPADAKLPEMTFRALFMGVILGMVFGASSLYLVLKVGLTVSASIPVAVIAITLFGLAKKVGGKDSSILENSITQTAGSAGESLAFGLGVTMPAILILGFDLEISRVMLVGILGGLLGILMMIPMRRTMIVDQHKELKFPEGTACAEVLKAAATEESRIAAGESIEKDSAAALDAKRRAKIIFGGFAVGLLYKVFNISFKGWKDTPGVEFAAPLKGGSIGAEISPELLGVGYIIGPRIAATMAAGGVLSYLLLIPMIKFFGDSLTTVLSPGTKLISEMGADDVRSAYVLYIGAGAVAAGGLISLVRAMPMIWRSLSAGLKGIGKGVKNNSTLRTDQDIPLKWVIIGCLSIIAVITFATPLHMNFLGALLILVFGFLFATVSSRLTGEIGSSSNPISGMAVATLLFTCLIFLIMGWTGGRYYVTALSVGAIVCIAASNAGTTSQDLKTGYLVGATPRLQQYAILAGALSSALILGPILLKLNEASTVYVPAAQVAPGLTVDASKLTVTGELHGPQADTDHNTYKVWQKTDTVGGPAGKYFVKDDGQLAYLVDPGINGHYSKRPDGSEVKKYDAPKAVLMSYIIKGILDQQLPWTLVLFGVMIAVVLEMAGIPSLAFSVGVYLPLSSTLPIFVGGLVRWLADRRNNKLEHNAKLNEEERQLAGDRSSGVLLASGYIAGGALAGIIIAITAGVLTHFDQMMADWAEHGNPFYAGLHSDALSLLPYAVIIVLLYIVAREKKADRPQA; from the coding sequence ATGGCAAAAGATGCAACACCGAGCGTCGTGAAGCCCTATATCCCGGCCGATGCGAAGCTGCCCGAGATGACCTTCCGCGCGCTGTTCATGGGCGTCATCCTGGGGATGGTCTTTGGCGCCTCCTCGCTGTACCTGGTGCTGAAAGTGGGCCTGACCGTCAGTGCCTCGATTCCCGTCGCCGTGATCGCCATCACCCTGTTTGGCCTGGCCAAGAAGGTGGGCGGCAAGGATTCGTCGATCCTGGAAAACAGCATCACGCAAACGGCCGGTTCGGCCGGCGAATCGCTGGCCTTCGGCCTGGGCGTGACCATGCCCGCCATTTTGATCCTCGGCTTCGACCTGGAAATCTCGCGCGTCATGCTGGTCGGTATCCTCGGCGGCCTGCTGGGCATCCTGATGATGATCCCCATGCGCCGCACCATGATCGTCGACCAGCACAAGGAACTCAAATTCCCCGAAGGCACGGCTTGCGCCGAAGTGCTGAAGGCGGCCGCCACGGAAGAATCGCGCATCGCGGCCGGTGAAAGCATCGAGAAGGACTCGGCCGCCGCGCTGGACGCCAAGCGTCGCGCCAAGATCATCTTCGGCGGTTTCGCCGTCGGCTTGCTGTATAAAGTGTTCAATATCTCGTTCAAGGGTTGGAAGGATACGCCGGGCGTGGAATTTGCCGCGCCGCTCAAGGGCGGCTCCATCGGCGCCGAGATTTCCCCTGAACTGCTGGGCGTGGGCTACATCATCGGTCCGCGCATCGCCGCCACCATGGCGGCCGGCGGCGTGCTGTCGTATTTGCTGCTGATCCCGATGATCAAGTTCTTCGGCGACAGCCTGACCACCGTGCTCTCGCCGGGCACCAAGTTGATCAGCGAAATGGGCGCCGACGACGTGCGCAGCGCCTACGTGCTGTACATCGGCGCTGGCGCCGTGGCCGCCGGCGGCCTGATTTCGCTGGTGCGCGCCATGCCCATGATCTGGCGCAGCCTGTCGGCCGGCCTGAAAGGCATCGGCAAGGGCGTCAAGAACAACTCCACCTTGCGCACGGACCAGGACATTCCCCTGAAATGGGTCATCATCGGCTGCCTCTCCATCATCGCCGTGATCACCTTCGCCACGCCGCTGCACATGAATTTCCTCGGCGCGCTGCTGATCCTCGTCTTCGGCTTCCTGTTCGCCACCGTGTCGTCGCGCCTGACGGGCGAAATCGGCTCCTCGTCGAACCCGATCTCCGGCATGGCCGTGGCCACCTTGCTGTTTACCTGCCTGATCTTCCTGATCATGGGCTGGACGGGCGGACGTTACTATGTGACCGCCTTGTCGGTGGGCGCCATCGTCTGCATCGCCGCCAGCAATGCGGGCACCACCTCGCAGGATTTGAAAACCGGCTACCTGGTGGGCGCCACGCCGCGCCTGCAGCAGTACGCGATCCTGGCCGGCGCGCTGTCGTCGGCGCTGATCCTCGGGCCGATTCTGCTGAAACTGAACGAGGCGAGCACCGTCTACGTGCCGGCCGCGCAAGTGGCGCCTGGCCTGACGGTCGATGCGTCGAAACTGACGGTGACGGGCGAGCTGCATGGCCCGCAAGCCGATACGGACCACAACACGTATAAAGTCTGGCAAAAGACCGATACCGTGGGCGGCCCGGCCGGCAAATATTTTGTCAAGGACGATGGCCAGCTGGCCTACCTGGTCGATCCGGGCATCAATGGCCATTACAGCAAGCGCCCCGACGGCTCGGAAGTGAAGAAATACGATGCGCCGAAGGCCGTGCTGATGTCCTACATCATCAAGGGCATCCTCGACCAGCAGCTGCCGTGGACCCTGGTGCTGTTCGGCGTGATGATCGCCGTGGTGCTGGAAATGGCCGGCATTCCGTCGCTGGCGTTTTCCGTGGGCGTGTACCTGCCGCTGTCGTCGACCTTGCCGATTTTCGTCGGCGGCCTGGTGCGCTGGCTGGCGGACCGCCGCAACAACAAGCTGGAACACAACGCCAAATTGAACGAGGAAGAGCGCCAGCTGGCGGGCGACCGCAGTTCGGGCGTGCTGCTGGCGTCCGGCTACATCGCCGGCGGCGCGCTGGCCGGCATCATCATCGCCATTACGGCCGGCGTGCTGACGCACTTCGACCAGATGATGGCCGACTGGGCCGAGCACGGCAACCCGTTCTACGCGGGCCTGCACTCGGATGCGCTGTCGCTGCTGCCGTATGCCGTCATCATCGTGCTGCTGTATATCGTCGCAAGAGAGAAGAAAGCGGATCGCCCGCAGGCTTGA
- a CDS encoding AAC(3) family N-acetyltransferase: MLDGARRAARAALEAWRRADSARHMRHSAPHVTRTALSTGLARLGIAHGDTLFVHSSLKSLGYVEGGAATVVHALQDAVGPQGTLLLPTYYLPGGTVRATCEMKDYVFDPRRHGTHMGRLPEAFLASGNIHRSIHPTHSVSAWGRHAADLTEAHHRAPSIFGMGSPWQRFIGCDQAKVLGLGISMGPVTFYHALEDAMGDAFPMPVWEDATRLLACLDHAGRRWEVPVRPFDPAVAQRRIDHPGRGDLRDYFAREFDAAGLRVNGQVGDAASWAIPAQAFFEHLGRLASEHVTIYASAAQLAARPIS; the protein is encoded by the coding sequence ATGCTTGACGGGGCCAGACGCGCCGCCAGGGCCGCGCTGGAAGCGTGGCGCCGCGCCGACAGCGCCCGGCACATGCGCCACAGCGCCCCCCACGTGACGCGCACCGCCTTGAGCACCGGCCTGGCGCGGCTGGGCATCGCGCACGGAGACACGCTGTTCGTGCATTCTTCGCTGAAAAGCCTGGGCTATGTGGAAGGCGGCGCGGCGACCGTGGTCCATGCCCTGCAGGATGCCGTCGGCCCGCAAGGCACCCTGCTGCTGCCCACCTACTATCTGCCCGGCGGCACCGTGCGCGCCACCTGTGAAATGAAAGACTATGTGTTCGACCCGCGCCGCCATGGCACGCACATGGGGCGCCTGCCCGAAGCGTTTCTGGCAAGCGGCAATATCCACCGCAGCATCCACCCGACTCACTCCGTGTCCGCGTGGGGCCGCCATGCCGCCGATCTCACCGAGGCGCACCACCGCGCGCCCTCGATCTTCGGCATGGGCTCTCCCTGGCAGCGCTTCATCGGCTGCGACCAGGCGAAGGTGCTGGGCCTGGGCATTTCCATGGGGCCGGTGACGTTCTATCACGCGCTGGAAGACGCCATGGGCGACGCCTTTCCCATGCCCGTGTGGGAAGACGCTACAAGGCTGCTGGCCTGCCTGGACCACGCCGGCCGGCGCTGGGAGGTGCCCGTGCGCCCTTTCGATCCGGCGGTCGCGCAGCGCCGCATCGACCATCCGGGCCGCGGCGACCTGCGCGATTATTTTGCGCGCGAATTCGATGCCGCCGGCCTGCGCGTGAACGGACAGGTGGGCGATGCGGCGTCTTGGGCCATTCCGGCGCAGGCCTTCTTCGAGCACCTGGGCCGGCTGGCGTCCGAGCACGTGACGATCTACGCCAGCGCGGCACAGCTGGCGGCGCGGCCGATATCGTAG